In Kordia antarctica, the following proteins share a genomic window:
- a CDS encoding RDD family protein gives MKGIDKSVRLANFLIDITIILIISVILMIASALFGSSERSFLYLILFFYYLILEATTGQTIGKMLTNTKVVHTDGSKASFIRICMRSLLRIFPLDMFTYLFGKEYGLHDLLSGTTLMKKENDL, from the coding sequence ATGAAAGGAATTGACAAGTCCGTACGATTAGCAAATTTTTTGATTGACATCACAATCATTTTAATTATTTCTGTCATTTTAATGATTGCTTCAGCATTGTTTGGTAGCTCAGAAAGGTCTTTTTTATACTTGATCCTATTTTTCTATTATTTGATTTTAGAAGCTACAACTGGACAAACAATTGGGAAAATGCTGACAAATACAAAAGTTGTACATACAGATGGTTCGAAAGCTAGTTTTATAAGAATTTGTATGCGTTCGCTATTGCGAATATTCCCGTTGGATATGTTTACATATCTTTTTGGAAAGGAATATGGATTGCACGATTTGCTTTCTGGAACAACGTTGATGAAGAAAGAAAATGATTTGTAG
- a CDS encoding LamG-like jellyroll fold domain-containing protein → MKQKNILLFILSITIQYVVIGQNITDGLQAHYKFDTNLVDDTLNNHDLNTTDGSVSYNLVATNDSAISFDGASQVSSISNFNNSSFTATAVSLWIKSSTVTADLQICLQGAHMGFGAYIQAYSGKFIGFFDSSSTGSYESTNVITDGMWHHIVIQNDGTTTFMYVDGVLDGSTSENLVVGNGAANNKLYLGKSNLGVQNFAGSLNDVRIYNRMLTLCDIEILYDNYTSPVASFLFENNLLDDVNTNDLQSTAALPYESFGVNDTAIIFDGTSQVSSISNFDNSSFTQCAISLWVKSNTITADLQICLQGAHMGFGAYIQANSGKFIGFFDSSSTGSYESTNVITDGMWHHIVIQNDGTTTFMYVDGVLDGSISENLVIGNGTANNKLYLGKSNLGVQNFTGSLNNINIYNRVLNLCEIKEIGQTRILGITEHVDSKTINYAIYPNPTTGNFWIDLKDNYEEIKVQIFDTNGRLISKKRFSQMQLLPLEINAAKGIYIVKVLYGTNNYFVSKVIKQ, encoded by the coding sequence ATGAAACAAAAAAACATTCTTCTTTTTATTCTTAGCATTACAATACAATATGTAGTCATAGGTCAAAACATCACAGATGGTCTTCAAGCGCATTATAAATTTGATACTAATTTAGTAGATGATACACTGAATAATCATGATTTGAATACAACTGACGGAAGCGTTTCATATAATTTAGTAGCTACAAATGATTCGGCGATTTCTTTTGATGGTGCTTCTCAGGTTTCTTCGATATCAAATTTTAATAATTCGTCATTTACTGCAACAGCAGTTTCATTATGGATAAAATCAAGTACAGTTACTGCTGATTTGCAAATTTGCTTGCAAGGCGCTCACATGGGATTTGGAGCTTATATACAAGCTTATTCAGGAAAATTTATTGGTTTTTTTGACAGTTCTTCAACTGGTTCTTATGAAAGTACAAATGTGATTACCGACGGAATGTGGCATCATATTGTAATTCAAAATGACGGAACTACCACATTTATGTATGTTGATGGTGTTTTAGACGGAAGCACTTCTGAAAATTTAGTAGTCGGAAACGGAGCTGCTAACAATAAATTATATTTAGGAAAGAGCAATCTTGGAGTTCAAAATTTTGCAGGATCTTTGAATGATGTCCGAATTTATAATAGAATGTTAACGCTGTGCGATATTGAAATATTATATGATAATTATACTTCACCTGTTGCGTCTTTCTTATTTGAGAATAATCTACTAGATGATGTCAATACTAATGATTTACAATCCACTGCTGCTCTGCCTTATGAATCTTTTGGTGTAAATGATACTGCTATTATATTTGATGGAACTTCTCAAGTTTCTTCGATATCAAATTTTGATAATTCATCTTTTACGCAATGTGCAATTTCGCTTTGGGTAAAATCGAATACAATTACTGCTGATTTGCAAATTTGCTTGCAAGGCGCTCACATGGGATTTGGAGCTTATATACAAGCCAATTCAGGAAAATTTATTGGTTTTTTTGACAGTTCTTCAACTGGTTCTTATGAAAGTACAAATGTGATTACCGACGGAATGTGGCATCATATTGTAATTCAAAATGACGGAACTACTACATTTATGTATGTTGATGGTGTTCTGGACGGAAGCATTTCTGAAAATTTAGTCATCGGAAACGGAACTGCTAACAATAAGTTATACTTAGGAAAGAGCAATCTTGGAGTTCAAAATTTTACAGGATCATTGAATAATATCAACATTTACAATAGAGTTTTAAATCTTTGTGAAATAAAAGAAATTGGTCAAACAAGAATCCTTGGAATTACGGAACATGTTGATTCAAAAACTATCAATTATGCTATCTATCCAAATCCAACTACTGGTAATTTTTGGATTGATTTAAAAGATAATTATGAAGAAATAAAAGTTCAGATTTTTGATACAAATGGTAGGTTGATTTCAAAAAAACGTTTTTCACAAATGCAACTATTACCATTAGAAATTAATGCTGCTAAAGGAATCTATATTGTGAAAGTTTTATACGGAACTAACAATTATTTTGTTTCTAAAGTCATTAAGCAATAG
- a CDS encoding T9SS type A sorting domain-containing protein translates to MHKSYIFIAISFILCQFSYGQINFQERILLTVSGGFSLTDTPRVKTTDIDNDGDKDIICIHENSGVSNSKMTILENTDGLGNYTPISFSNNGPSDFVLADFNNDTYVDIISTYIFINFLNVIRNDGTGNFNSQIISNDAFLETYSIGAADFDNDTDMDIVIVSLRDGEREITWYKNVDGTGTIDPTTGTIIQAHSDTYFPLELLVADLDGDTDMDILSINGDALQLGWYKNLDGLGNFGARISIDVTPMEDFIGLHVADIDGDMDLDVFATTGNGDQVVMYKNTDGLGTFGARQIVSAAADGPISVFTADIDGDNDLDVISASISDTTIAWYENTDGQGTFGAQQVITNTINDVSTIYADDIDGDGDMDILAASFEEDALILYENLRILNVEENRINKIVIYPNPTKSTLFIKEMQHVKSISIYDLQGKLLKTIVQEVPVSQAEIDLNNLSKGIYFLKIQTDKGIQTEKIIKQ, encoded by the coding sequence ATGCACAAAAGTTACATTTTCATAGCAATATCTTTTATTCTTTGTCAATTCTCTTATGGTCAAATCAATTTTCAAGAACGAATTTTGCTAACTGTGAGCGGCGGTTTTTCTTTGACAGATACGCCAAGAGTTAAAACTACTGACATTGATAATGATGGAGACAAAGATATTATTTGTATTCATGAAAATTCGGGTGTTAGTAACTCAAAGATGACTATTCTTGAAAACACAGATGGCTTAGGAAACTATACGCCGATTTCTTTCTCTAATAATGGTCCTAGCGATTTTGTATTAGCAGATTTTAACAATGATACATATGTCGATATTATAAGTACGTATATCTTTATTAATTTTTTGAATGTCATCAGAAATGATGGTACAGGAAACTTCAATTCACAAATTATTAGTAACGACGCTTTTCTTGAAACATACTCTATTGGTGCAGCAGATTTTGACAACGATACTGATATGGACATTGTAATTGTTTCTTTGCGTGATGGTGAACGAGAAATTACTTGGTATAAAAATGTAGATGGAACTGGAACAATAGATCCAACTACAGGAACAATCATTCAGGCACATTCTGATACGTATTTTCCATTGGAACTTTTGGTAGCAGATTTAGATGGCGATACCGATATGGATATTCTAAGTATTAACGGTGATGCTTTACAATTAGGTTGGTATAAAAACTTGGATGGGCTTGGTAATTTTGGAGCTCGAATATCAATTGATGTAACACCAATGGAAGATTTTATAGGACTTCATGTAGCTGATATTGATGGAGATATGGATTTGGATGTATTTGCAACCACAGGAAATGGTGACCAAGTAGTTATGTATAAAAATACAGATGGACTCGGAACATTTGGAGCACGGCAAATTGTTTCAGCAGCTGCGGACGGTCCAATTTCCGTTTTTACAGCGGACATAGACGGAGATAATGATTTAGATGTAATTTCAGCTTCTATTTCAGATACTACAATTGCTTGGTATGAAAATACAGATGGACAAGGAACATTTGGAGCGCAACAAGTTATAACAAATACCATAAATGATGTGTCAACTATATATGCAGATGATATTGATGGAGATGGCGATATGGATATTTTAGCTGCATCATTTGAAGAAGATGCTTTGATACTCTATGAAAACTTGCGAATTTTAAATGTTGAAGAAAATCGAATTAACAAAATAGTTATCTATCCAAATCCTACAAAAAGTACACTTTTTATAAAAGAAATGCAGCATGTAAAATCCATTTCTATATATGATTTACAAGGAAAACTATTAAAAACAATTGTACAAGAAGTTCCAGTTTCTCAAGCAGAAATTGATCTAAATAATCTTTCAAAAGGAATTTACTTTTTAAAAATTCAAACTGATAAAGGAATTCAAACAGAAAAAATTATAAAGCAGTAA